Proteins found in one bacterium genomic segment:
- a CDS encoding energy transducer TonB, which produces MMMRCAINRKAATTGGFTTSVVIHGGLLLLVFLLMRMGPAGVVEVMDELTEIAYIEARYGEDVAKQVRLKTKPQQIVEKKAPVEQELEEVKPVEPDVPEPQSTLQSRPLLKTMPKLDTRTVLKPKTLTEIEAPKLTPEQQRQFLDTTSRTLNAKKFAEAAVPGLNTDALRNPSALADDIAAPNLRSREMTSAFEGDNVALVGRKSSLDLSEVDFAVGASGSGGGRMALQIATGGSEDGNAGLVGGNLEAGQEIYQGSVADLVQTAKSNELHRALEVDAPEAPVDNSTGRRTLLDYGGGGVSGKSNLSGRQPALTEAPNATDIADAGPAVPEPVQFADAASDAMGGQGVSMTVSGQIVGRKIVQSTPPDYSEAARRNGWEGVVAVHFTVLPNGSVKDNMYFEQTSAHRDLNRAAMTAIKQFRFEPLSADMRVEQWGVITIVFRLS; this is translated from the coding sequence GTGATGATGCGCTGCGCCATCAACCGCAAGGCCGCGACCACGGGCGGGTTCACCACCAGCGTCGTCATCCACGGCGGCCTGCTGCTGCTGGTCTTCCTGCTCATGCGCATGGGCCCGGCCGGCGTGGTGGAGGTCATGGACGAACTCACCGAGATCGCCTACATCGAGGCGAGGTACGGCGAGGACGTGGCCAAGCAGGTGCGCCTGAAGACCAAGCCCCAGCAGATCGTCGAGAAGAAGGCACCGGTCGAACAGGAGCTCGAGGAGGTCAAGCCCGTCGAGCCCGACGTCCCCGAGCCCCAGTCCACGCTGCAGAGCAGGCCCCTGCTGAAGACCATGCCCAAGCTCGACACCCGCACGGTGCTCAAGCCGAAGACCCTGACCGAGATCGAGGCGCCCAAGCTGACGCCCGAACAACAGCGCCAGTTCCTGGACACCACGTCGCGCACCCTGAACGCGAAGAAGTTCGCCGAGGCGGCAGTGCCCGGCTTGAACACCGACGCCCTGCGCAACCCCTCGGCCCTGGCCGACGACATCGCCGCTCCCAACCTGCGGTCCCGGGAGATGACGTCCGCCTTCGAGGGCGACAACGTGGCCCTGGTGGGCAGGAAGAGCAGTCTCGACCTCAGCGAGGTAGACTTCGCGGTCGGCGCCAGCGGCTCCGGCGGCGGACGCATGGCCCTGCAGATCGCCACGGGCGGCAGCGAGGACGGCAATGCCGGCCTGGTCGGCGGCAACCTGGAGGCGGGACAGGAGATCTACCAGGGGTCGGTCGCCGACCTGGTCCAGACCGCCAAGTCCAACGAGTTGCACAGGGCCCTGGAGGTCGACGCCCCCGAGGCGCCGGTCGACAACAGCACCGGCCGCCGCACGCTGCTCGACTACGGCGGCGGCGGCGTGAGCGGCAAGTCGAACCTCTCGGGGCGCCAGCCCGCCCTGACCGAGGCGCCGAACGCCACGGACATCGCCGACGCCGGGCCCGCCGTCCCGGAACCGGTCCAGTTCGCCGACGCCGCGTCCGATGCCATGGGCGGCCAGGGCGTGTCGATGACCGTCAGCGGCCAGATCGTCGGGCGCAAGATCGTTCAGAGCACGCCCCCGGACTACAGCGAGGCGGCGCGGCGCAACGGCTGGGAAGGGGTGGTGGCCGTGCACTTCACGGTCCTGCCCAACGGCAGCGTCAAGGACAACATGTACTTCGAACAGACCTCGGCCCATCGCGACCTGAACCGGGCCGCCATGACCGCCATCAAGCAGTTCCGTTTCGAACCGTTGAGCGCAGACATGCGTGTCGAGCAGTGGGGGGTGATCACGATCGTCTTCCGCCTGAGCTGA
- a CDS encoding biopolymer transporter ExbD, with protein MNVYRYETKVDVVPVINVSLVVVLTLMIISPFLNDTACEVELPEARASQMDDTEKTEIIYTLEGDIFIGEVQVALEDLQSLLTPLFEDNPDAIAVVKADKSLLYGDVERLLAEVEAAKAPRISIATGKKGEGGSGS; from the coding sequence ATGAACGTATATCGCTACGAGACGAAGGTCGACGTGGTGCCGGTGATCAACGTCTCCCTGGTGGTCGTGCTGACGCTGATGATCATCTCGCCGTTCCTGAACGACACGGCGTGCGAGGTGGAGTTGCCGGAGGCCCGGGCGAGCCAGATGGACGATACGGAGAAGACCGAGATCATATACACGCTCGAGGGCGACATCTTCATCGGCGAGGTACAGGTGGCGCTGGAGGACCTGCAGTCGCTGCTCACGCCGCTGTTCGAGGACAACCCCGACGCGATAGCCGTCGTGAAGGCCGACAAGAGCCTGCTCTACGGAGACGTGGAACGCCTGCTCGCCGAGGTGGAGGCGGCCAAGGCGCCGCGCATCTCAATCGCCACCGGCAAGAAGGGCGAAGGGGGGAGCGGCTCGTGA
- a CDS encoding biopolymer transporter ExbD, protein MTGVKRSGMREENSANITPLADVTTTLIVVFLITMPAIMGNGIQVNATRAEASETVVTTREQNDDEMLMVTVAPEGIKVNGDEVVLAELEDLLRVRLESRVDKTVVIVPSDFVKLGDVVDVMDAAKGGGARSLALLNRKEGDGR, encoded by the coding sequence ATGACGGGTGTCAAACGATCGGGCATGCGCGAGGAGAACTCCGCTAACATCACGCCGCTGGCCGACGTGACGACGACCTTGATCGTGGTCTTCCTGATCACCATGCCCGCCATCATGGGCAACGGGATCCAGGTCAACGCCACGCGGGCCGAGGCGAGCGAGACGGTGGTCACCACCAGGGAGCAGAACGACGACGAGATGCTCATGGTGACCGTCGCCCCGGAGGGCATCAAGGTCAACGGCGACGAGGTGGTCCTCGCCGAGCTGGAGGACCTGTTGCGGGTCCGCCTCGAGTCGCGCGTCGACAAGACCGTGGTCATCGTTCCCAGCGACTTCGTGAAACTGGGCGACGTGGTGGACGTCATGGACGCCGCCAAGGGCGGCGGCGCCCGCAGCCTGGCCCTGCTCAACAGGAAGGAGGGGGACGGCCGATGA
- a CDS encoding MotA/TolQ/ExbB proton channel family protein produces MLGMSLVELFLASPTMVVLLFCSVLTVGFAIERALYFMKTRANAPRFLKELTKQLKSTDLKSVLGWCQKQKGSAPRVVSQCLPYLSIDPAELKQRFNTAIEMEQVEMERNLSVLGTMSNIAPLLGLFGTVIGIIRAFADIARTGAGGSAVVAMGVSEALLTTAAGIVVAVIATICFNLYVRRIRTRVIELEDVREEFFNIMRATVWNRQKAAAPESTGHSADKIYEAVSESTQEPVTADK; encoded by the coding sequence ATGCTGGGAATGTCGCTCGTAGAACTCTTCTTGGCCTCGCCGACGATGGTCGTGTTGCTGTTCTGTTCTGTGCTCACCGTGGGCTTCGCCATCGAACGCGCCCTGTACTTCATGAAGACCAGGGCCAACGCGCCGAGGTTCCTGAAAGAGCTCACCAAGCAGCTCAAGAGTACCGACCTCAAGTCCGTGCTGGGCTGGTGCCAGAAGCAGAAAGGCTCCGCGCCGCGCGTGGTCAGCCAGTGCCTGCCCTATCTCAGCATCGACCCGGCCGAGCTCAAGCAGCGTTTCAACACCGCCATCGAGATGGAACAGGTGGAGATGGAGCGCAACCTCAGCGTGCTCGGCACAATGAGCAACATCGCTCCCTTGCTGGGTCTCTTCGGCACGGTCATCGGCATCATCCGCGCCTTCGCCGACATCGCCCGCACGGGCGCCGGCGGCAGCGCCGTGGTGGCCATGGGCGTGTCGGAGGCCCTGCTCACGACGGCCGCGGGCATCGTCGTCGCCGTGATCGCCACGATCTGCTTCAACCTGTACGTCCGCCGCATCCGCACGCGGGTGATCGAGCTGGAGGACGTCCGCGAGGAGTTCTTCAACATCATGCGCGCCACGGTCTGGAACCGCCAGAAGGCGGCTGCGCCCGAATCCACCGGGCACAGCGCCGACAAGATCTACGAGGCGGTCAGCGAGTCCACGCAGGAACCGGTCACCGCGGACAAGTAG
- a CDS encoding tetratricopeptide repeat protein produces the protein MRRTQSIWRLLLATLLFVAPAVAAEEEQLVMSEEALWSAAGEAYVADADKSAALQQYRLFLNRYDNSQRAARAQFMVAECYFANGEYETALREYDRVEKYKGKNDYLKASAMLRMGECQNNLGRLPLALQTFTLLAEKYGHTFLQGEALYAMGQVQAAMQNWRGLSKTYQRLLESRPGYRELPRVKFALGLYAYVEGDYETAAEHFSEVKSDLGLYYLGRCLEASGQYILAVQRYRQSLRLYPESHLSDDIAFSIGEAFYNSDQNNVALRSYRDFLEQYPDSRFAPIALYKEACVYYRMGDYSECIRKLEDLCEKLEGEPICAPSLYLIGTAYMQMGRTSHAIFAFTEVVRGYDDSELASAAMHKIVYAYAHEKNYPQAILMAREFLDLFPGDELAARVQVLKGYAHLELEEYDLAVREFQNVLDRHVNTEVGERALFLATSAYTKLEQFDRLITNYHFIANRLLPTPSVWRARTYYHLGEAYYNQQLYREAGGMYRLVLTGYPRSDVAAASLQGLVASYSQVGEYELALQEQEKFLLELANADSEEGGNSLALGSLYFNQHNYEEALEAFTKYIERNPDSPASAAALLNQGDCFYRLQYYENAVEVWNDLATRFPRAPEAEEAMYKLADTRFGLGRFDEARSSYATLQQRYPEGPYAADAAFGLANCYYNQQLDDQAIESFQIFVRNFPEDPRVEDAELGIQSSYYRSGRDMEEYLGTRPDSPLAADYYWTKGQNAFAEDKYETAARYFEQVTLDYADSESAPGALFYLAESYYRMEENNVAQAVYRNFITTHPDHELVGLARFRLGTVLYKMEDYPAAAVQYEMLADLEPDGQYSPLALFNAGLCHQELEDWPAAIGVLVRFQIDYPDHERAQGIAYQIATLYQNELGDYQNAIGAYHQVLERGEAGIEEIGYRQGECYEKLGRYEEALASYEMSAGGADRTAPHRIASLAQIGQLSEERGDWNTAIQAYTRIVNANGKPEWTAMAQGRIAEIQAQSTGN, from the coding sequence ATGAGACGTACCCAGTCCATCTGGCGCCTGTTGCTGGCGACGCTGCTGTTCGTCGCGCCCGCCGTCGCGGCGGAGGAGGAGCAGCTGGTCATGAGCGAGGAGGCCCTGTGGTCGGCCGCCGGCGAAGCCTATGTCGCCGACGCGGACAAGAGCGCCGCCCTGCAGCAGTACCGGCTCTTCCTCAACAGGTACGACAATAGCCAGCGCGCGGCCCGCGCCCAGTTCATGGTCGCCGAGTGCTACTTCGCCAACGGCGAATACGAGACGGCCCTGCGCGAGTACGATCGCGTCGAGAAGTACAAGGGCAAGAACGACTACCTGAAGGCCAGCGCCATGCTGCGCATGGGCGAGTGCCAGAACAACCTGGGCCGCCTGCCCCTGGCCCTGCAGACGTTCACGCTCTTGGCCGAGAAATACGGTCACACCTTCCTCCAGGGCGAGGCCCTGTACGCCATGGGGCAGGTGCAGGCCGCCATGCAGAACTGGCGCGGCCTGTCGAAGACCTACCAGCGCCTGCTCGAAAGCCGGCCCGGTTACCGTGAACTGCCTCGCGTCAAGTTCGCGCTGGGTCTCTACGCCTACGTCGAGGGGGACTACGAAACCGCCGCCGAGCACTTCTCGGAAGTGAAGAGCGACCTGGGGCTCTACTACCTGGGCCGCTGCCTGGAGGCGTCCGGCCAGTACATCCTGGCGGTGCAGCGCTACCGCCAGTCGCTGCGCCTCTATCCCGAGAGCCACCTCTCCGACGACATCGCCTTCAGCATCGGCGAGGCCTTCTACAACAGCGACCAGAACAACGTGGCGCTGCGCAGCTATCGCGATTTCCTGGAACAGTATCCCGACAGCCGTTTCGCGCCCATCGCCCTCTACAAGGAGGCCTGCGTCTACTACCGCATGGGGGACTACAGCGAGTGCATCCGCAAGCTGGAGGATCTCTGCGAGAAGCTGGAGGGCGAGCCCATCTGCGCCCCTTCGCTTTACCTGATCGGGACGGCGTACATGCAGATGGGGCGCACCTCCCACGCCATCTTCGCCTTCACCGAGGTGGTGCGCGGCTACGACGACTCCGAGCTGGCCAGCGCGGCCATGCACAAGATCGTCTACGCCTATGCCCACGAGAAGAACTACCCCCAGGCGATCCTCATGGCCCGGGAATTCCTGGACCTGTTCCCCGGCGACGAGCTGGCGGCGCGCGTGCAGGTGCTCAAGGGCTACGCCCACCTGGAGCTGGAGGAGTACGACCTGGCGGTGCGCGAATTCCAGAACGTCCTGGACCGCCACGTCAACACGGAGGTCGGCGAACGGGCGCTGTTCCTGGCCACCTCCGCCTACACCAAGCTGGAGCAGTTCGACCGCCTGATCACCAACTACCACTTCATAGCCAACCGGCTGCTGCCCACGCCCAGCGTCTGGCGGGCGCGCACCTACTACCATCTCGGCGAGGCCTACTACAATCAGCAGCTATACCGCGAGGCCGGCGGCATGTACCGCCTCGTGCTGACGGGCTACCCGCGCAGCGACGTGGCCGCCGCCAGCCTGCAGGGGCTGGTCGCCAGCTACAGCCAGGTCGGCGAGTACGAGCTGGCGCTGCAGGAGCAGGAGAAGTTCCTCCTGGAGCTGGCCAACGCCGACAGCGAGGAAGGCGGGAACTCCCTGGCCCTCGGCTCGCTCTACTTCAACCAGCACAACTACGAGGAAGCCCTCGAGGCCTTCACCAAGTACATCGAGCGGAATCCCGACAGCCCCGCGTCCGCCGCCGCGCTGCTCAACCAGGGCGACTGCTTCTACCGCCTCCAGTACTACGAGAACGCGGTCGAGGTCTGGAACGATCTGGCGACCCGGTTCCCGCGCGCTCCCGAGGCAGAGGAGGCCATGTACAAGCTGGCCGACACCCGTTTCGGCCTGGGCCGCTTCGATGAGGCCCGCTCGAGCTACGCCACCCTGCAGCAGCGCTACCCCGAGGGTCCCTACGCCGCCGACGCCGCCTTCGGCCTAGCCAACTGCTACTACAACCAGCAGTTGGACGACCAGGCCATCGAATCTTTCCAGATATTCGTTCGGAACTTCCCCGAGGACCCGCGCGTGGAGGACGCCGAGCTGGGCATCCAGTCCTCTTACTACCGTAGCGGCAGGGACATGGAGGAATACCTGGGCACCCGTCCGGACAGTCCTCTCGCGGCGGACTATTACTGGACTAAAGGTCAAAACGCATTTGCCGAAGATAAGTACGAGACAGCAGCCAGGTACTTCGAGCAAGTGACCCTGGACTACGCGGATAGCGAGAGCGCGCCGGGCGCCCTCTTCTATCTGGCCGAGAGCTACTACCGCATGGAAGAGAACAACGTGGCACAGGCGGTCTACCGGAACTTCATCACCACCCATCCCGATCACGAGCTGGTGGGGTTGGCGCGGTTCCGTCTGGGTACCGTGCTCTACAAGATGGAGGACTACCCCGCGGCCGCGGTGCAATACGAGATGCTGGCCGACCTCGAGCCGGACGGCCAGTACTCGCCCCTGGCCCTGTTCAACGCGGGGCTCTGTCACCAGGAGCTGGAGGACTGGCCGGCCGCCATCGGCGTGCTCGTCCGCTTCCAGATCGACTACCCGGATCACGAGCGGGCCCAGGGCATCGCCTACCAGATCGCGACCCTCTATCAAAACGAGCTGGGCGACTACCAGAACGCCATCGGAGCGTACCATCAGGTCCTCGAGAGGGGCGAAGCCGGCATCGAGGAGATCGGCTACCGGCAGGGCGAGTGCTACGAGAAGCTGGGGCGCTACGAAGAGGCCCTCGCCAGCTACGAGATGTCCGCCGGCGGGGCGGACCGCACCGCGCCCCACCGCATCGCGAGCCTGGCCCAGATCGGCCAGCTGAGCGAGGAGAGGGGCGACTGGAACACGGCGATCCAGGCCTATACGCGAATCGTCAATGCGAACGGAAAGCCTGAATGGACGGCGATGGCCCAGGGCCGCATCGCCGAGATCCAGGCGCAATCGACCGGCAACTAG
- a CDS encoding PorV/PorQ family protein, protein MGRHSNDIQILQRRASRLATTTLCALLALTCLCWDALASSDAGAPGAFLRFGSSARSLALGGAVVALGDDAATAYWNPAGLSQLRTMELTAMSASLFADTRYSFVSIGMPSEGKGTFAFSGTIVSSGEFQRATEMFDMDDTFSEQEGIFSLSYARGGSRLGWGFTVKSVSQDIGGSNGSGFGADVGLYLRPDRRLSLGLSYQNALQPEITLEEVPEKLARTLRGGAALHFFNNRFLVLTDLVRTDFMDLDFQGGLEAWPLRQLVLRGGYDTVREQTSFGAGIRWQEWQLDYAHVSHDLGSTTVVGATMRFGIADGVAIRGDRVRFSPSGDDHNVSFGIVTALRGEIAEWSVEVRDEKGALVRRLFDEGPPPPDVTWSGEDENGRLVNDGLYTATVTVIDDLGQFWDHEVAVEILGFRNRTRTPIRIDISGSEGRKTGEGNR, encoded by the coding sequence ATGGGACGCCACAGCAACGACATCCAGATCCTGCAACGACGCGCTTCCCGCCTCGCCACGACGACCCTCTGCGCGCTGCTCGCGTTGACCTGCCTGTGCTGGGACGCGCTCGCCTCGTCCGATGCCGGCGCGCCCGGCGCCTTCCTGCGTTTCGGCAGCAGCGCCCGCAGCCTCGCCCTGGGCGGCGCCGTGGTGGCCCTCGGCGACGACGCGGCCACGGCCTACTGGAATCCGGCGGGACTGTCGCAGCTCCGGACCATGGAGCTGACGGCCATGAGCGCCTCCCTCTTCGCCGACACCAGGTACTCCTTCGTCTCCATCGGCATGCCGTCCGAGGGCAAGGGGACCTTCGCCTTCAGCGGCACCATCGTGTCCAGCGGCGAATTCCAGCGCGCCACCGAGATGTTCGACATGGACGACACCTTCAGCGAGCAGGAAGGCATATTCTCCCTGAGCTACGCCCGCGGCGGCAGCCGCCTGGGCTGGGGCTTCACGGTGAAATCGGTCTCGCAGGACATCGGCGGCTCCAACGGTTCCGGTTTCGGCGCCGACGTGGGCCTCTACCTGCGCCCCGACCGCCGCTTGAGCCTCGGGCTGAGCTACCAGAACGCCCTGCAGCCCGAGATCACCCTCGAGGAAGTACCCGAGAAGCTGGCGCGCACCCTGCGCGGCGGCGCCGCCCTGCACTTCTTCAACAACCGCTTCCTGGTGCTGACCGACCTGGTCAGGACCGACTTCATGGATCTCGACTTCCAGGGCGGCCTCGAGGCCTGGCCCCTGCGCCAGCTCGTGCTGCGCGGCGGCTACGACACCGTGCGCGAGCAGACCAGCTTCGGCGCCGGCATCCGCTGGCAGGAGTGGCAGCTCGACTACGCGCACGTCTCCCACGATCTGGGGTCGACCACGGTGGTCGGCGCCACGATGCGCTTCGGCATCGCCGACGGCGTCGCGATCCGGGGCGACCGCGTGAGGTTCAGTCCCTCGGGCGACGACCACAACGTGTCGTTCGGCATCGTTACCGCCCTGCGCGGCGAGATCGCCGAATGGAGCGTCGAGGTCCGCGACGAGAAAGGCGCGCTCGTGCGGCGGCTCTTCGATGAGGGCCCGCCGCCCCCCGACGTGACCTGGAGCGGCGAGGACGAGAACGGCCGTCTGGTCAACGACGGTCTCTACACCGCGACGGTCACCGTAATCGACGATCTCGGCCAGTTCTGGGACCACGAGGTCGCGGTGGAGATCCTGGGCTTCCGCAACCGCACCCGCACGCCTATCCGCATCGACATCAGCGGCTCCGAAGGCCGCAAGACCGGAGAGGGAAATCGATGA
- a CDS encoding saccharopine dehydrogenase NADP-binding domain-containing protein, which yields MKQVLVLGAGKSSPYLIDSLSRFAAAEDWFVTVGDLDIEMAAGRIGGHGRARAVHFDVNDSVLRDKYIGEADLVVNFLAPKFQTLVAWDCVQHGTHMISASYRTQKLRDLDVDARRQGVLILAEMGLDPGIDNMSAMALIDRLHGAGGRITSFCSYGSGIPAADQEHNPFRYVITWNPRNVVMSAEHGAQFMEEGRIKIVPYHHVFHHTWRVEVDGVGALEAYPNRDSLSYMQAFGLDHVHTMIRGTLRYPGWSETWARIVQLGLPNETLRIPNLADRTYAEVVEMFLPLNVSGPKMDTRVARFLGISPTGSVIEKMRWLGLFDNTPTGCRGDTSAHMLVELLERKLPLRDGHRDMVVLKHDLEVAFGDGPVERIESTLVARGEPGGFTAMAKTVGGPAALAARMILRGELDLTGCLIPTEPAIYEPVLAALAADGIAFTEKVAAI from the coding sequence ATGAAGCAGGTTCTCGTACTCGGCGCCGGCAAGAGCTCGCCGTACCTGATCGACAGTCTCTCGAGGTTCGCGGCCGCCGAGGACTGGTTCGTCACCGTGGGCGATCTCGACATCGAGATGGCCGCCGGCCGCATCGGCGGGCACGGGCGGGCCAGGGCCGTCCACTTCGACGTGAACGACTCCGTCCTGCGCGACAAGTACATCGGCGAAGCCGACCTCGTGGTGAATTTCCTGGCGCCCAAGTTCCAGACGCTCGTCGCCTGGGACTGCGTCCAGCACGGCACGCACATGATCTCCGCCTCCTACCGCACCCAGAAGCTGCGCGACCTCGACGTCGACGCGCGCCGCCAGGGCGTGCTCATCCTGGCGGAGATGGGACTCGATCCGGGCATCGACAACATGTCCGCGATGGCGCTGATCGACCGCCTGCACGGCGCAGGCGGACGGATCACCAGCTTCTGTTCGTACGGCAGCGGCATCCCCGCCGCGGACCAGGAGCACAATCCCTTCCGCTACGTCATCACCTGGAATCCGCGCAACGTGGTGATGTCGGCGGAGCACGGCGCGCAGTTCATGGAGGAGGGGCGGATAAAGATCGTGCCCTACCATCACGTCTTCCATCACACCTGGCGCGTCGAGGTGGACGGCGTGGGCGCGCTGGAGGCATATCCCAACCGCGATTCTCTGTCGTACATGCAGGCCTTCGGTCTGGACCACGTCCACACCATGATCCGCGGCACGCTGCGCTATCCGGGCTGGAGCGAGACCTGGGCGCGCATCGTGCAGCTGGGTCTGCCCAACGAGACCCTGCGCATCCCCAACCTGGCCGACCGCACCTACGCCGAGGTGGTGGAGATGTTCCTGCCGCTGAACGTCTCCGGCCCCAAGATGGACACGCGCGTGGCGCGGTTCCTGGGCATCAGCCCCACCGGCTCCGTCATCGAGAAGATGCGCTGGCTGGGTCTTTTCGACAACACGCCGACCGGCTGCCGGGGCGACACGTCCGCCCACATGCTGGTCGAGCTCCTCGAGCGCAAGCTGCCGCTGCGCGACGGGCATCGCGACATGGTGGTGCTGAAGCACGACCTGGAGGTCGCGTTCGGCGACGGGCCCGTCGAGCGCATCGAATCCACCCTGGTGGCCAGGGGCGAGCCGGGCGGCTTCACGGCCATGGCCAAGACGGTCGGCGGCCCCGCGGCCCTGGCGGCGCGCATGATCCTGCGCGGCGAGCTGGACCTGACCGGCTGCCTGATACCCACCGAACCGGCCATCTACGAACCGGTGCTGGCGGCGCTGGCGGCGGACGGGATCGCGTTCACGGAGAAGGTCGCGGCGATCTGA